From the genome of Rhineura floridana isolate rRhiFlo1 chromosome 7, rRhiFlo1.hap2, whole genome shotgun sequence, one region includes:
- the LOC133388375 gene encoding D(1) dopamine receptor-like, protein MENVSNGSQGPLEPRGTGSSLKVASGCLLSLLVLSTLLGNALVCLAVIRFRHLRAKVTNWFVLSLALSDLCVALLVMPCKAVTEVLGGVWVFGSRFCDMWVAFDIMCSTASILHLCIISLDRYWAIASPFRYERRMTQCLASAMIALAWTLSILISFIPVQLHWHKVEEWGTPDLQVPRCDARLNRTYAVASSLISFYIPVSIMIGTYTRIYRIAQAQIRRISSLERAGGLCLAHGKEPSSSLRSSLCKETKVLQTLSIIVGVFVCCWLPFFILNCLLPFCEPRPSSRISEQAPCISQTTFSVFMWLGWANSSVNPVIYAFNADFRQAFSSLLGCPHLPCWAFNSSAIERVNLSHELVSYHRDSSCHKSGDDPVPLPLPAITAWSQSLPHAVNSQGEEEGNGGPLPETEMLPSCPVTHRSNTKNLHLPPLLPFECEAEISLETIAPFAEIIGH, encoded by the coding sequence ATGGAGAACGTCTCCAATGGCAGCCAGGGGCCCTTGGAGCCACGGGGCACTGGCAGTAGCCTGAAGGTGGCGTCAGGCTGCTTGCTCTCGCTGCTGGTGCTGAGTACTCTGTTGGGCAACGCCCTCGTGTGTCTGGCCGTCATACGGTTCCGCCACCTGCGCGCCAAAGTCACCAACTGGTTTGTGCTGTCGCTGGCTTTGTCTGACCTTTGCGTGGCGCTGCTGGTCATGCCCTGTAAGGCGGTCACTGAGGTGCTGGGTGGCGTGTGGGTCTTTGGCAGCCGCTTCTGCGACATGTGGGTGGCCTTTGACATAATGTGCTCCACGGCTTCCATTCTCCACCTCTGTATCATCAGCCTGGACCGCTACTGGGCCATTGCCAGCCCCTTCCGCTACGAGCGACGGATGACCCAGTGTCTGGCCTCTGCAATGATTGCCCTGGCCTGGACTCTCTCCATCCTCATATCTTTCATCCCTGTCCAGCTCCATTGGCACAAAGTTGAGGAATGGGGGACGCCTGATCTGCAGGTGCCACGCTGTGATGCTCGACTCAACCGCACATACGCTGTTGCCTCCTCCTTGATCAGTTTCTACATCCCTGTCTCCATCATGATTGGTACCTACACACGGATCTACCGTATTGCTCAGGCTCAGATCCGTCGTATCTCCTCTCTGGAAAGGGCAGGGGGTCTGTGCTTGGCCCACGGGAAAGAGCCCTCCTCTTCCTTGCGGAGCTCGCTGTGCAAGGAAACCAAGGTGCTGCAGACTTTGTCCATCATCGTGGGGGTCTTTGTCTGCTGCTGGCTGCCCTTCTTCATCCTCAACTGTCTGTTGCCCTTTTGTGAACCAAGGCCCAGCAGCAGAATTTCCGAGCAGGCCCCCTGCATCAGCCAAACAACTTTCAGTGTTTTCATGTGGCTTGGCTGGGCCAACTCCTCTGTCAACCCAGTGATCTATGCTTTCAATGCAGACTTCAGGCAGGCCTTCAGCAGCCTGCTGGGCTGCCCCCATCTCCCTTGTTGGGCTTTCAACAGCTCTGCCATTGAGAGAGTCAACTTAAGCCATGAGCTGGTCTCCTATCACCGTGACTCCTCCTGCCACAAGAGTGGAGATGACCCAGTTCCATTACCTCTGCCCGCCATTACTGCCTGGAGTCAGTCACTGCCCCATGCAGTAAATTcccagggagaggaagagggcaaTGGAGGACCCCTACCAGAGACAGAGATGCTGCCATCATGTCCAGTCACTCACAGGAGCAACACCAAAAACCTTCACTTGCCACCTTTGCTCCCCTTTGAATGTGAGGCTGAGATATCTTTGGAGACTATTGCTCCCTTTGCAGAGATTATTGGGCACTAG